Proteins encoded in a region of the Paenibacillus pedocola genome:
- a CDS encoding carbohydrate ABC transporter permease — protein sequence MAEPVITSPHAESKRPFLTEQRRSRITAYTFISPFFILFSIFGLYPIFFTFYLSFFKWDALNPMKFVGFKNYDLVTSDPTFWISFTNTLIMGLMGTVPQVMLALLLAVLLHSGMTKFKKTFRILYFMPNITSIVAVTLVFSTLFGNNGMINWMLNGLGLDSVAFNSGWWGVKIAISTMVMWRWTGYNAILFLSGLQSIPMDLYEAARIDGANRRQQLFSITLPLLKPFIIFVSLQSTIGALQLFTEPYVFLGQAGTGSTRQEGITMVTYLYSEAFRNGFFGTAAATAVMLFLVTILFSILNMLISRGAGGDTGGKKA from the coding sequence ATGGCAGAACCCGTAATTACGAGTCCGCATGCCGAGAGCAAACGCCCTTTTTTAACTGAACAAAGACGGAGCCGGATTACGGCCTATACCTTCATTTCTCCGTTCTTTATTCTGTTCTCGATATTTGGACTATACCCGATTTTCTTCACCTTTTATTTGTCCTTCTTTAAATGGGATGCACTCAACCCGATGAAGTTTGTCGGCTTCAAGAACTATGATCTGGTCACCAGTGACCCGACCTTCTGGATTTCTTTTACCAATACACTCATTATGGGGCTTATGGGAACGGTTCCCCAGGTAATGCTTGCCCTGCTGCTGGCAGTCCTTTTGCACTCAGGGATGACCAAATTCAAAAAAACGTTTCGCATTCTTTACTTCATGCCGAATATTACGTCCATTGTGGCCGTTACACTTGTATTCAGCACCTTGTTCGGAAACAACGGAATGATCAACTGGATGCTGAACGGGCTCGGGCTTGATAGCGTAGCCTTTAACTCCGGCTGGTGGGGAGTAAAGATAGCCATTTCCACCATGGTCATGTGGCGCTGGACGGGTTACAATGCAATTCTCTTCCTGTCCGGGCTGCAGAGTATCCCGATGGATTTGTACGAAGCCGCCCGCATCGACGGCGCGAACCGCAGACAGCAGCTGTTCTCGATCACTTTGCCGCTGCTTAAGCCCTTCATTATCTTCGTGTCCCTGCAGTCAACGATCGGCGCGCTGCAGCTCTTCACAGAACCTTATGTATTCCTCGGACAGGCGGGCACAGGCTCTACCCGTCAGGAAGGGATTACGATGGTTACGTATCTTTACAGCGAAGCATTCCGCAACGGATTCTTCGGTACAGCGGCGGCTACAGCAGTCATGCTGTTCCTCGTTACAATTCTATTCTCCATCCTTAATATGCTGATTTCCAGAGGCGCAGGCGGAGACACTGGAGGTAAAAAAGCGTGA
- a CDS encoding carbohydrate ABC transporter permease: MSTLRIFRKKPDDIGFFGKLGYYLLLIFGALISVFPFYWMFVVGTNDKGAVFHVPPLLTVGDQFFHNFKRVLEKADFFQALGNSLFVSSMVTLSVVFFCTLAGYAFAKYEFPFKNGLFVFVIATLIVPQQLGVLPTYVIMAKLHWIDSYKALIVPAMVNAFGIFWMRQYISTAVPTELIEAGRIDGGGHFRIFWNIAVPVITPAMATLGILNFMTVWNDFFWPLVVLKNKEHYTIQLALQQLFTTRDGLDYGMIMSATFTATLPLLIVFLLFSRWVIAGLTSGAIKS, encoded by the coding sequence GTGAGTACACTGCGTATATTTAGGAAAAAACCGGATGATATCGGGTTCTTCGGCAAATTAGGCTACTATCTCCTCTTAATTTTTGGAGCACTCATTTCGGTCTTCCCGTTTTACTGGATGTTTGTCGTAGGAACCAATGATAAAGGCGCTGTGTTTCATGTACCGCCATTGCTGACGGTCGGAGACCAGTTCTTCCACAATTTCAAGCGGGTGCTGGAGAAGGCTGACTTCTTCCAGGCGCTCGGCAACTCGCTGTTCGTTTCGTCAATGGTAACTCTTTCTGTTGTGTTTTTCTGTACTCTGGCCGGTTATGCTTTTGCCAAATATGAATTTCCGTTTAAAAACGGGCTGTTTGTATTTGTTATTGCCACTCTAATCGTTCCGCAGCAGCTCGGTGTATTGCCTACTTATGTCATTATGGCTAAATTGCACTGGATTGACAGCTATAAAGCGCTAATTGTTCCGGCCATGGTCAATGCCTTCGGGATCTTCTGGATGCGCCAGTATATTTCTACCGCCGTTCCAACCGAGCTGATTGAGGCTGGACGGATTGACGGGGGCGGTCACTTCCGTATTTTCTGGAATATCGCCGTGCCTGTTATTACACCTGCAATGGCGACCCTGGGCATTCTCAACTTCATGACAGTATGGAATGATTTCTTCTGGCCGCTCGTAGTCTTGAAAAACAAGGAGCATTATACGATTCAGCTCGCCCTGCAGCAGCTCTTTACAACCCGTGACGGGCTTGATTATGGGATGATCATGTCCGCAACCTTTACCGCCACCCTGCCGCTGCTGATCGTGTTCCTGCTGTTCAGCCGCTGGGTCATTGCCGGTCTGACTTCAGGCGCGATCAAGAGTTAA
- a CDS encoding sensor histidine kinase translates to MKLRRKILFAIILLVFIPVIIMGTVTYVYFSSAMEKKSSNFYWISLLETDRKLKFALSEISSITNSAITQPAIQQSLKQPNFVLTYDRKQEINNLLINHPMITSFSLYGKDRLLYQYNAPMSFADMRKQVWYGAMESAEGRPVWSGPGENGSETSGNPVLVQARVIKDYYSLEDIGYLVVYVKPDLLDQIFWEAATLKKGDILLVNKQGNIVFNKSGEHIGQRTDFPFLQEDYTQTQDYYIDNYQGEKSLITFLPSHNADWYLAAITPMNLISSESASIRNLAIILGTVSLLSAFLFDRYFIRRLVRSINSAVNGMKRVKQGIFMPIHSPVRSDDESDLLIDGFNRMSSQISELIQQVQTEQGRKKEAEMQALMAQINPHFIYNSLESINSMAVLAGNRDISKMVVSLGKLLRISISQNQELIPLQMEFEHVRHYLDIQKFRFEDKFSYAIDLPDPLKLVMTQKLIVQPIVENALYHAIEQMEEHGVITIGAQENGKDIIIIVKDNGPGFDLSTLMSLWDKEHSNPKKYSDNGVGLRNVHERLNIRFGNPYGILVCSSPGFGSTICIRIPKIQP, encoded by the coding sequence ATGAAGCTACGGCGCAAAATCTTATTCGCTATTATTCTTCTCGTGTTCATTCCCGTAATCATTATGGGTACCGTTACCTACGTATATTTCTCAAGTGCGATGGAGAAGAAATCAAGTAATTTCTATTGGATCTCCCTTTTGGAGACAGACCGCAAGCTTAAATTTGCTCTCAGTGAAATCTCTTCAATCACCAATTCGGCCATTACCCAGCCGGCGATTCAGCAGTCGCTGAAGCAGCCGAATTTTGTGCTGACGTATGACCGCAAGCAGGAAATCAACAATCTGCTGATTAACCATCCTATGATTACCTCCTTCAGCCTTTATGGCAAGGACCGTTTGCTTTATCAGTACAATGCGCCGATGTCTTTTGCGGATATGCGCAAACAGGTGTGGTATGGCGCCATGGAAAGTGCGGAGGGCCGGCCCGTCTGGTCAGGTCCAGGAGAGAATGGCTCCGAAACTTCAGGAAATCCTGTTCTTGTACAGGCACGAGTCATCAAAGACTATTATTCCCTTGAGGATATAGGCTACCTCGTCGTTTATGTTAAACCTGATTTGCTTGATCAGATTTTCTGGGAAGCAGCGACGCTGAAGAAAGGGGATATTCTGCTTGTCAACAAACAGGGCAATATCGTCTTCAATAAATCCGGGGAGCATATCGGACAGCGGACGGATTTTCCTTTTTTACAGGAGGATTATACCCAGACGCAGGACTATTACATCGACAACTATCAAGGAGAGAAATCACTGATTACTTTCCTGCCTTCACATAATGCGGACTGGTATCTGGCAGCAATCACACCGATGAATCTGATTTCTTCGGAGTCGGCTTCCATCCGCAATTTAGCCATTATCTTGGGAACGGTTTCACTTTTGTCCGCCTTTTTGTTTGACCGTTATTTTATCAGGAGGCTTGTGCGCAGCATCAACAGTGCGGTCAACGGGATGAAAAGGGTAAAGCAGGGGATTTTTATGCCCATACACAGCCCTGTGCGGTCAGATGATGAAAGCGACCTGCTGATCGACGGATTCAACCGGATGAGCTCACAGATTAGTGAACTGATCCAGCAGGTGCAGACGGAACAGGGACGCAAAAAGGAAGCGGAAATGCAGGCGCTCATGGCGCAGATCAATCCGCATTTTATCTATAATTCACTCGAATCCATCAACTCTATGGCGGTGCTGGCAGGTAACCGTGATATCAGTAAGATGGTCGTCTCGCTCGGCAAGCTGCTGCGGATCAGCATCAGCCAGAATCAGGAGCTGATCCCGCTGCAGATGGAGTTTGAGCATGTCCGGCATTATCTGGATATCCAGAAATTCCGCTTTGAAGATAAGTTCAGCTATGCCATCGATCTGCCGGATCCGCTCAAACTGGTGATGACCCAGAAGCTGATCGTGCAGCCCATCGTGGAGAACGCGCTTTATCACGCCATTGAGCAGATGGAAGAGCACGGGGTGATTACAATCGGTGCACAGGAGAACGGCAAGGATATTATCATCATTGTGAAGGACAATGGTCCGGGCTTTGATCTGTCGACCTTGATGAGTCTATGGGATAAGGAACACAGCAATCCGAAGAAATACAGCGACAACGGGGTGGGGCTCCGGAATGTGCATGAGCGACTCAACATCCGTTTTGGCAATCCTTACGGCATTCTAGTCTGTTCATCTCCGGGATTCGGCTCGACCATCTGTATCCGTATTCCAAAAATACAGCCATGA
- a CDS encoding ABC transporter substrate-binding protein encodes MRWLTKWGWILLYILIMAGAVLFITIGYKEPIEDNSPEKITLTFRHFWMKEHDRPLLAIFEEVVRDYQKEHPNVKVNFEGLDQTIHREQKLKSEMVTGTPPDMFVLFGGAEIEPYVRSNRLMDLTDFVQENGLRDQFSDLHLWTFNNHIYGLPIEGNAEPLYYNKALFNKLSIKTPGTVEELDKAIRQLKKAGYIPFALGNEDRWPAGIFAHYLMDRYAGPELIQKLVTGKDAVTFKNKAYHQAFDHLKKWIDEGAFSSASNDTSPEEAVRMFTGGEAGMYLNGNWDINLFTGETAPADFQNQVGVIPFPSLIKGTEASIAGGYTIGIGLSSSLTEAKREAALELMKAFYTKEIQTRIVYEGLRIPSMRITFDPEKTGPVFAQVMTVMEENHQSFVPYDNLLSPEVKKTFLSVIEDMIDGGLSADDALGQLQSSSEQYWNLIQSSTLQ; translated from the coding sequence GTGAGATGGTTAACCAAATGGGGCTGGATTCTGCTCTATATCTTAATAATGGCCGGAGCGGTGCTGTTTATTACAATTGGCTACAAGGAGCCGATCGAAGACAACTCTCCCGAGAAAATAACGCTGACCTTCCGCCATTTCTGGATGAAGGAGCATGACCGGCCGCTGCTTGCCATCTTTGAAGAGGTCGTCCGGGATTATCAGAAGGAACATCCGAATGTGAAGGTGAACTTCGAAGGCTTAGACCAGACCATCCACCGCGAGCAGAAGCTGAAAAGCGAAATGGTCACTGGTACGCCGCCCGATATGTTTGTGCTCTTCGGTGGTGCCGAGATCGAGCCTTATGTCCGTTCCAACCGTTTGATGGATCTGACAGATTTCGTGCAGGAGAACGGCCTGAGAGACCAGTTCAGCGATCTGCATCTCTGGACCTTCAACAATCATATCTACGGGCTGCCGATTGAAGGGAATGCGGAACCGCTCTATTATAACAAGGCCTTGTTCAATAAGCTCAGTATCAAAACTCCAGGGACGGTGGAAGAGCTTGATAAAGCGATCAGACAGCTGAAAAAAGCCGGATACATCCCCTTTGCCCTCGGTAATGAGGACCGCTGGCCCGCAGGCATTTTTGCGCATTATCTGATGGACCGTTATGCCGGACCGGAGCTGATTCAGAAGCTGGTAACAGGCAAAGATGCAGTCACCTTTAAGAATAAGGCCTATCATCAGGCCTTTGACCATCTGAAGAAATGGATCGATGAAGGGGCATTCAGCAGCGCTTCCAATGATACCTCACCAGAAGAGGCGGTCCGGATGTTCACAGGCGGCGAAGCCGGGATGTACCTTAACGGTAACTGGGACATCAACCTTTTTACGGGGGAGACAGCTCCTGCTGATTTTCAGAACCAGGTAGGCGTCATTCCCTTTCCTTCATTGATCAAAGGAACAGAAGCCTCGATTGCCGGCGGCTATACGATCGGGATCGGCCTCTCTTCCAGCCTGACAGAAGCGAAGCGGGAGGCGGCACTGGAATTGATGAAAGCCTTCTATACGAAGGAAATCCAGACACGGATCGTCTATGAGGGATTAAGAATTCCCTCCATGCGCATCACCTTTGATCCGGAGAAGACGGGTCCGGTGTTCGCTCAAGTCATGACGGTGATGGAAGAGAACCACCAGAGCTTCGTGCCTTATGACAATTTACTGTCACCTGAAGTGAAGAAGACCTTCCTCAGTGTGATCGAAGATATGATCGACGGCGGCCTGTCTGCTGATGATGCTCTTGGGCAGCTGCAGTCCTCGTCCGAACAATACTGGAATCTCATACAAAGCTCAACACTTCAATAA
- a CDS encoding response regulator, whose translation MGARQEKYKVLLVDDEPIILRSLKVAIPWEELGLTIAGEARNGEAALRLIEEHSPHIVISDIRMPVIDGIALMKEVLPRSAKLLFIFISGYGEFEYARDALRLGAFDYLLKPIDHDELTEMLTRARLKLDRQKENEQLMHSVQMLSMLARERMFTEFTLGNPRPLQHLKWLENSELEGEYFMAVVRLDDYAALTAKWSPEEKHLWLFAIRNILEEWSLENGALSIFPFYNGEWVLLFPGSLSTVKKELGERLVADIKRYSKLHCSVGISRSTQGIDQLSTVYPLAAKALYQRFYSGQAGVFIEEETPEDAGREVQYPKELELALIESIRTLNLERMLSLFDEMASFIESQSLPKELAQRIIIELVVVLYRQFEQLNMQAEWSLEGLLGKLQGLGTLTSVMNVLKEDFRSWMQEGSKQVTREDGRSVVDKAKRYIEDNYHKDLSIEEVAEVADLSISHFCTLFKQISGYTFLEFVTYYRMEKAKYILQNSSVKVYQVAPLVGYQDPRYFTQVFKKATGKTPTEYREQYTQQANEGY comes from the coding sequence ATGGGTGCACGGCAAGAGAAATATAAAGTGCTGCTGGTGGATGATGAGCCTATCATTCTGCGCAGCCTGAAAGTGGCGATCCCGTGGGAGGAGCTGGGTCTTACCATCGCGGGTGAAGCGCGGAACGGTGAAGCGGCATTGAGGCTCATTGAAGAGCATTCTCCGCATATTGTGATCAGCGATATCCGCATGCCTGTGATCGACGGGATTGCTTTAATGAAAGAAGTGCTGCCGCGGAGTGCGAAGCTGCTGTTTATTTTTATCAGTGGCTACGGTGAATTCGAATACGCACGGGATGCACTGCGGCTGGGCGCATTTGACTATCTGCTGAAGCCGATCGACCATGATGAGCTGACGGAAATGCTGACCCGGGCGCGGCTTAAGCTTGACCGCCAGAAAGAGAATGAGCAGCTGATGCATTCGGTGCAGATGCTGTCCATGCTGGCGAGAGAGAGGATGTTCACCGAGTTCACACTTGGCAATCCGCGTCCGCTGCAGCATCTGAAGTGGCTGGAGAACAGCGAACTGGAAGGGGAATATTTCATGGCTGTAGTCCGGCTGGACGATTATGCCGCCCTCACAGCCAAATGGAGCCCCGAGGAGAAACATCTCTGGCTGTTCGCGATCCGCAATATTCTTGAAGAGTGGTCGCTGGAGAACGGGGCATTGTCGATCTTCCCGTTCTACAATGGGGAGTGGGTGCTGTTGTTCCCAGGAAGCCTTAGCACAGTCAAAAAAGAACTCGGCGAGCGGCTGGTTGCCGATATTAAGCGCTATTCCAAGCTGCATTGTTCGGTGGGCATCAGCCGAAGCACACAAGGAATTGACCAGTTAAGCACCGTATATCCGCTTGCTGCCAAAGCGCTGTACCAGCGTTTTTACTCCGGCCAGGCAGGGGTATTCATCGAAGAGGAAACGCCGGAGGACGCCGGCCGTGAGGTGCAGTATCCGAAGGAGCTGGAGCTTGCGCTCATTGAGAGTATCCGCACCTTGAATCTGGAGCGGATGCTGTCCCTGTTCGATGAAATGGCCAGCTTCATCGAATCCCAGTCACTGCCGAAGGAATTAGCACAGCGGATCATCATCGAGCTTGTCGTAGTCTTGTACAGACAATTTGAGCAGCTGAACATGCAGGCGGAGTGGTCGCTCGAAGGGCTGCTAGGCAAGCTGCAGGGACTGGGAACACTAACCTCGGTTATGAATGTGCTCAAGGAGGACTTCCGCAGCTGGATGCAGGAGGGCAGCAAGCAGGTCACCCGCGAGGATGGCCGGAGTGTCGTCGATAAGGCCAAACGGTACATTGAAGATAATTATCATAAAGATCTCAGCATCGAAGAAGTTGCGGAAGTTGCGGACTTAAGCATCAGCCATTTCTGCACCTTGTTCAAACAGATCTCGGGCTATACCTTCCTGGAGTTTGTGACCTACTACCGGATGGAGAAGGCTAAATATATCCTTCAGAACAGCAGTGTGAAGGTGTATCAGGTGGCGCCGCTCGTCGGATATCAGGACCCCAGATATTTCACCCAGGTGTTCAAGAAGGCAACCGGCAAAACGCCGACGGAATACCGTGAGCAGTATACCCAGCAGGCGAATGAGGGATATTAA
- a CDS encoding fatty acid desaturase, whose product MTKSNATQLSSLKKSVAPFEQNDHKRSINQLINTLGPLILLWTAAYLSLSVSYGLTLLFAVPAAGFVIRTFIIFHDCCHGSFFKNRKANDILGTLTGVLTLVPYRQWKHSHSIHHAGSSNLDKRGIGDIWIMTVDEYLAATPLKRLYYRIYRNPLVMFGAGPIAVFLIQYRFNAKGARRKERMNTYLTNILIAALYGAMIWAIGWQAFLLVQLPIVFVSGFLGIWLFYVQHQFEDTFFEHEEEWSYVMAAVEGSSYYKLPKILQWITGNIGFHHVHHLSPKVPNYNLELAHNATPPLQKATTITIGTSLKALHFRLWDEENKGFVSFKEIKARLRHPLPSVEGLKVRKPELQAK is encoded by the coding sequence ATGACGAAGAGCAATGCTACCCAGCTCTCCAGCCTAAAAAAAAGCGTGGCCCCTTTTGAACAAAACGACCATAAAAGAAGTATAAACCAGCTTATTAATACGCTTGGCCCACTGATCCTGTTATGGACCGCAGCCTACTTGAGTCTTTCTGTATCATATGGGCTGACCTTGCTGTTCGCAGTACCGGCAGCGGGCTTCGTAATCCGCACCTTTATTATTTTCCATGACTGCTGTCATGGTTCATTCTTCAAGAACCGGAAAGCCAACGATATTCTCGGTACTCTTACAGGGGTGCTGACCCTGGTGCCTTACCGCCAGTGGAAGCACAGCCATTCGATTCATCATGCCGGCAGCAGCAACCTCGACAAAAGAGGCATCGGCGACATATGGATTATGACTGTGGATGAATATCTTGCGGCGACTCCGCTTAAACGATTATACTACCGGATTTACCGCAATCCGCTGGTTATGTTTGGTGCCGGACCGATTGCCGTATTCCTGATTCAATACCGCTTCAATGCCAAGGGTGCAAGACGTAAAGAGCGCATGAATACTTATCTGACCAATATCCTGATTGCGGCCCTGTACGGGGCGATGATCTGGGCGATCGGCTGGCAGGCTTTCCTGCTGGTACAGCTGCCGATCGTGTTCGTCTCCGGTTTTCTCGGCATCTGGCTGTTTTATGTACAGCACCAGTTCGAGGATACGTTCTTTGAGCATGAAGAGGAATGGAGCTATGTGATGGCTGCTGTGGAAGGAAGCTCTTATTATAAGCTGCCGAAGATCCTGCAATGGATCACCGGCAATATCGGCTTTCACCATGTGCATCATTTAAGCCCGAAGGTGCCGAACTATAACCTTGAGCTGGCCCATAACGCTACACCGCCGCTGCAGAAAGCAACGACAATCACCATCGGAACCAGTCTCAAGGCGCTCCATTTCCGGCTGTGGGATGAGGAAAATAAAGGTTTTGTAAGCTTCAAGGAGATCAAAGCCCGGCTGCGCCATCCTTTACCTTCGGTAGAGGGGCTGAAAGTGCGCAAACCGGAACTCCAGGCCAAATAG
- a CDS encoding sensor histidine kinase — protein MQKWHHIFHKSTGLSPYVWVVFYILPFYSIFRSSSMDQWVYGIVMIIMFFACYVLAFKSKGWVVYFWTSVQIIVSITMTLMFGYMYFALFLAFFIGNIQNRGGFFTMYTIHLLTTIVAINYELITRNPVFLSQLPFVLVSIIAVVLLPATTYNRNNQDKLQGQLEDANKRISELVIMEERQRISRDLHDTLGQKLSLIGLKSDLAGKLINKNPAQAVVEINDVRQTARSALKEVREMITQMRGIRLEDELVRIRQFLQAAEIEFELEGSPKLTNTSLITENVLSMCIKEAVTNVVKHSGATFCRIGIEPSRTELVIKVADNGRGLKPSNPQDNGHGLQGMRERLEFVNGSMEIVQNSGTTIVVKVPTVIRQLEQEGKEE, from the coding sequence ATGCAGAAGTGGCATCATATTTTTCATAAAAGTACAGGTCTGAGCCCTTATGTATGGGTTGTGTTCTACATCCTTCCGTTTTACTCGATATTCCGGTCCTCTTCGATGGATCAATGGGTATATGGAATTGTGATGATTATTATGTTTTTTGCCTGTTACGTGCTCGCCTTCAAATCTAAGGGATGGGTTGTTTATTTCTGGACGAGTGTGCAGATTATCGTCTCCATTACGATGACGCTGATGTTCGGTTATATGTATTTTGCGCTGTTTCTGGCCTTTTTTATCGGTAATATTCAGAACCGCGGCGGCTTCTTCACTATGTATACGATCCATTTGCTGACGACCATCGTAGCCATCAACTACGAGCTGATTACCCGAAACCCGGTATTCCTGTCGCAGCTGCCGTTTGTGCTGGTGAGTATCATTGCCGTAGTGCTGCTTCCCGCCACGACCTATAACCGCAATAATCAGGATAAGCTGCAGGGACAGCTGGAGGATGCCAATAAAAGGATTTCCGAACTGGTCATCATGGAGGAGCGCCAGCGGATCTCCCGCGACCTGCATGATACCCTGGGCCAGAAGCTGTCGCTTATCGGGCTAAAAAGTGACTTGGCCGGCAAGCTGATCAACAAAAATCCGGCGCAGGCGGTCGTGGAGATCAATGATGTCCGCCAGACAGCCAGAAGCGCGCTTAAAGAGGTCCGTGAAATGATTACGCAGATGCGCGGCATCCGGCTTGAAGATGAACTTGTGCGGATCCGGCAGTTTCTGCAGGCGGCAGAAATTGAATTTGAGCTGGAGGGCAGCCCTAAGCTGACCAATACTTCACTGATTACGGAAAATGTGCTCAGCATGTGCATTAAAGAAGCCGTGACGAATGTGGTGAAGCACAGCGGCGCCACGTTTTGCCGGATTGGGATCGAGCCTTCCCGCACAGAACTGGTCATCAAGGTTGCCGATAACGGTAGGGGCCTTAAGCCCTCAAATCCGCAGGATAATGGCCATGGTTTGCAGGGCATGCGGGAGCGGCTTGAATTTGTGAACGGAAGCATGGAGATTGTGCAGAACAGCGGGACAACCATAGTGGTTAAGGTGCCTACGGTGATCCGGCAGCTGGAGCAGGAGGGGAAAGAGGAATGA
- a CDS encoding response regulator transcription factor, which translates to MIKIVIAEDQRMLLGALASLLDLEEDMKVVGRAANGEEAVKLVKLHTPDICIMDIEMPAMTGLEAAEALKNSGCKVMILTTFARAGYFERAVKAGVDAYLLKDSPSEELALSIRSVMAGRRIYAPELMDEAYSSEANPLTQREKEVLGLIADGKNTKEIASQLYITTGTVRNYISVILDKLDVGNRIEAITRFKEKGWFK; encoded by the coding sequence ATGATAAAGATAGTAATTGCTGAGGATCAGCGCATGCTGCTGGGCGCACTGGCTTCGCTGCTTGATCTGGAAGAGGATATGAAGGTGGTCGGCCGTGCGGCCAACGGTGAGGAAGCTGTTAAGCTGGTGAAGCTGCATACGCCTGATATTTGTATTATGGATATAGAAATGCCTGCCATGACCGGTCTCGAAGCCGCGGAGGCCCTGAAGAATTCCGGCTGTAAAGTCATGATCCTCACCACCTTTGCCCGGGCCGGCTATTTCGAGCGCGCTGTGAAGGCTGGAGTGGACGCCTATCTGTTGAAAGACAGCCCCAGTGAAGAACTGGCCCTCTCCATCCGCAGTGTAATGGCCGGCAGACGGATTTATGCACCGGAGCTCATGGATGAGGCTTACAGCAGTGAAGCCAATCCGCTGACACAGCGGGAGAAGGAAGTGCTCGGACTGATTGCCGACGGCAAAAATACCAAGGAAATCGCCAGCCAGCTGTACATTACAACAGGAACGGTACGTAACTATATCTCAGTTATTCTTGATAAGCTGGATGTTGGCAACCGGATTGAGGCAATTACACGTTTTAAGGAAAAAGGCTGGTTTAAGTAA